The Oncorhynchus tshawytscha isolate Ot180627B linkage group LG08, Otsh_v2.0, whole genome shotgun sequence genome window below encodes:
- the LOC112256427 gene encoding kanadaptin codes for MADSSRTEECEIFTVKEMDTQMEERVSNENGDECNKEEDVTNTQTEDPFKKPALFAAPSLVSKRGLVASRAARKPTHEENGDKELQPSTSDSSETSADEQTTPFTSDNDNTTSRKGVESENYSEKDQTSDVQPPPRFPVKGTPIGKFKPHPPVPYAEPPWAGVADVPYSLEILKNGTIVDTVPLTQQSYFVVGRLPVCDVSLEHPSISRYHAVIQYRGLAGEEEAVGEARGFYVHDLGSTHGTFVNKNKIPPNTYIRVRVGHVLKFGGSTRLFIMQGPEFDEEAESDLTVTELRERARKQREDLERRMMGEGSDEEEKEEGKESSGIQGKSLNNDSGCSWGIADEAAPEEDENEENPFSTEFQEDQEAAYLKDPKKALQGFFDREGEELEFEYEDKSHGTWLCRVKLPVDDASGKQLVAEVTHTGKKKDAAIQSSLEACRILEARGLLRQEAVSRKRKKKNWEDEDFYDSDDDNFLDRTGAVEKKRQERMKKAGKIQERPDTYESLVAKLLVVEKALSETEKKLSATGRDGSHSSSEDPLDAFMVAVRSEASLDGVERRKLHVHTADLRKEAQRLRRLVELTRPAQMPSLQTGSMSGSSDVDKPKKRSLPLFGAMKGGAKFKLKTGTIGKLPPKRANLPAELFNMKGEEEEEEEEEEEDDNNKGSEDLTEADIQAEEPQQSNESTDSTEGCSTGCQRQDPPLSQPPRGKKLSQRSIDVEEPEETMEDAPLGRLKPFSDPKEGGKEAAAAKPSPRTFLKKRTTGPNRPPAAQSGQYPEDDPDYCVWVPPTGQSGDGRTHLNEKYGY; via the exons ATGGCGGACTCCTCGCGCACAGAAGAGTGTGAAATATTTACTGTTAAAGAAATGGACACTCAAATGGAAGAACGTGTGAGTAATGAGAATGGTGATGAATGTAACAAGGAAGAAGACGTGACTAACACTCAAACAGAGGACCCTTTCAAAAAACCTGCTCTATTTGCCGCGCCTTCGCTCGTGAGTAAACGAGGTCTTGTCGCGAGCAGAGCAGCAAGAAAGCCTACACATGAAGAAAATGGCGACAAAGAACTACAACCATCTACTTCTGATAGTAGTGAGACATCTGCAGATGAGCAAACCACCCCTTTCACGTCGGATAATGACAACACAACGTCACGGAAAGGTGTAGAGAGCGAAAATTATTCCGAAAAAGACCAGACTAGTGACGTCCAACCCCCACCAAGATTTCCTGTCAAAGGAACACCTATTGGCAAATTTAAACCCCACCCTCCTGTTCCATATGCCGAACCTCCTTGGGCAGGAGTGGCAGATGTCCCATATTCCCTAGAAATCCTCAAGAATGGCACTATAGTTGATACGGTCCCACTCACCCAGCAGAGTTATTTTGTGGTCGGACGTTTACCTGTGTGTGACGTATCCCTGGAACACCCCTCAATCTCCAGGTATCACGCTGTCATTCAATACCGTGGgctggcaggagaggaggaggcagttgGAGAGGCAAGAGGGTTCTATGTCCATGACCTGGGCAGCACACATGGTACCTTCGTCAACAAGAACAAGATACCACCGAATACCTACATCAGAGTACGGGTTGGGCACGTACTCAAATTCGGGGGAAGCACTAGACTTTTCATCatgcag GGTCCAGAGTTTGACGAAGAGGCGGAGTCAGACCTGACTGTCACAGAGCTGCGGGAGCGAGCCAGGAAGCAGCGGGAGGACctggagaggaggatgatgggAGAAGGCTCGGATGAGGAGGAAAAGGAAGAGGGGAAAGAAAGCAGTGGCATCCAGGGAAAGAGTTTAAACAATGATTCGGGCTGTTCCTGGGGAATAG CTGATGAAGCAGCCCCCGAAGAGGATGAGAACGAGGAGAACCCCTTCTCCACAGAGTTCCAGGAGGACCAAGAGGCTGCTTACCTGAAGGACCCTAAGAAAGCACTGCAGGGCTTCTTTGACAGAGAAG GGGAAGAGCTTGAGTTTGAGTATGAAGACAAAAGCCACGGTACCTGGCTCTGCAGAGTAAA GCTCCCAGTGGATGACGCTTCGGGGAAGCAGCTGGTCGCTGAGGTGACCCACACAGGGAAGAAGAAAGATGCGGCCATCCAGTCTTCCCTGGAGGCGTGTCGAATCCTGGAGGCCCGGGGCCTGCTCAGGCAGGAGGCAG TTTCCCGCAAGCGCAAGAAGAAGAACTGGGAGGACGAGGATTTCTATGACAGTGACGATGATAACTTTCTGGACCGCACCGGTGCTgtggagaagaagagacaggagcGCATGAAGAAGGCGGGAAAGATTCAGGAGCGCCCGGACACTTACGAGTCACTG GTGGCCAAACTGTTGGTGGTTGAGAAGGCTctgtcagagacagagaagaagctCAGTGCTACAGGGAGAG ACGGCTCTCACTCATCCTCTGAGGACCCGCTGGATGCCTTCATGGTCGCCGTGCGCAGCGAGGCGTCACTGGACGGAGTGGAGCGCCGTAAGCTGCACGTGCACACCGCCGACCTGCGTAAGGAGGCACAGAGACTGCGCCGGCTGGTGGAGCTCACGCGGCCAGCCCAGATGCCTTCACTGCAGACGGG GTCTATGAGTGGGTCGTCCGACGTAGACAAGCCTAAGAAGCGGTCCCTACCGCTGTTTGGTGCCATGAAGGGAGGCGCCAAGTTCAAACTGAAGACTGGGACCATAGGG AAGTTGCCCCCAAAGCGAGCCAATCTGCCCGCAGAACTCTTCAAcatgaaaggagaggaagaggaggaggaagaagaggaggaggaggatgacaacAACAAAGGGAGTGAAGACTTGACTGAGGCTGACATCCAGGCTGAGGAACCCCAACAGTCCAATGAAAGCACTGATTCCACAGAGGGCTGCAGTACAGGATGCCAGAGGCAGGACCCACCTCTGTCCCAACCCCCCAGAG GGAAAAAGCTGTCCCAGAGAAGTATAGATGTAGAGGAGCCTGAGGAAACCATGGAAGATGCGCCTCTCGGCCGTTTAAAGCCCTTTTCAG ACCCTAAAGAAGGGGGCAAGGAGGCGGCAGCTGCCAAGCCCAGTCCGAGGACGTTCTTGAAAAAAAGAACCACCGGCCCCAACAGA CCTCCAGCCGCCCAATCAGGACAGTACCCTGAGGATGACCCAGACTATTGTGTCTGGGTGCCCCCCACAG GTCAGTCTGGGGATGGCCGCACCCACCTCAATGAAAAGTATGGCTACTGA